The Sphingomonas crocodyli genome contains the following window.
ATCGGTTACGAACAGGAAGGCTTCCACTGGGAAAGCTTCCGCTTCGAAAATAACCTGCATGGCCAGTCGGCGCACATCGCGCAGGGCGTCGATGCTTCGGGCAACAAGGACGAGGGCGCGGGCGATCAGGGCATCATGTTCGGCTATGCCGCCGACGATACGCCCGATCTGATGCCGGCTACCCTCTATTACAGCCACAAGATCCTCGAAGTGATGGCCGCTGACCGTCACTCGGGCGCTGCGGCCTTCCTCGAGCCGGACGCCAAGAGCCAGGTCACGCTGCGTTACGAAGGCAGCAAGCCCGTCGCCTGCACCGCGATCGTCGTGTCGACCCAGCATGGCAAGGGCTATGACGAGGGCGCGAAGGAAGCCGAGCTGCACGCTTATGTGAAGTCGGTCGTCGCCAAGGTGATCCCGGCCGCTCTGCTCAGCGCCGACACCGTCTATCACATCAACCCGACCGGCAGCTTCGAGATTGGCGGGCCGGACGGCGACGCGGGCCTCACCGGCCGCAAGATCATCGTCGACACCTATGGCGGCGCTTCGCCCCACGGCGGCGGCGCGTTCTCGGGCAAGGATCCGACCAAGGTCGATCGGTCGGCGGCGTACATCACCCGCTATCTGGCGAAGAACATCGTCGCCGCCGGCCTTGCCCAGCGCTGCACGATCCAGCTCGCTTACGCCATCGGCGTCGCCAAGCCGCTGTCGCTCTATGTCGACACGCACGGCACCGGCACCGTCGGCGACGACAAGATCGAGGAAGCGATCGGCAAGATCGCGAAGCTGGGCGGCATGACCCCTCGCGGCATCCGCACCCACCTCGGCCTCAACAAGCCGATCTATCAGAAGACCGCAGCCTACGGCCACTTCGGCCGCAAGCCCGAAGGCGACTTCTTCCCCTGGGAGAAGACCGATCTGGTCGACGATCTGAAGGCGGCGCTCGCCTAATCAGAGTTACATTCCCTTACTCGGGAACGACGCGGCGCGGTGCTATGCATCGCGCCGTTGTTGTTTTCGGAGAGTGTCCATGCGTCGCCTGATTCCCGCTTTCGCCACACTCGCGCTGCTGACCACGCCAGCCTTCGCCGCGCCCTGCAAGGATGCGAAGGGCAAGTTCGTCAAATGCCCGGAAGCCGCCAAGCCCAAGGGGCCGTGCAAGGACGCCAAGGGCAAGTTCGTAAAGTGCGGCACGCCGGGCGCCAAGCCGATCAAATAAAGGGAACGCCGCGCGCGATGATCGGTTATGGGGCGCTCATTCCAAGGAGCATCCCATGACCGCCATCGCCAAGGCCAAAGTCCTGATCGTCGCGACCGATCGGTTCGAGGAATCCGAACTGTTCGGCCCGCGCGAGGCTTTGCTGGAGGCGGGCGCGACCGTCGTGCTCGCATCCGACACGACCGAACCGATCCTGGCCACAGTGCATGACGAGCCGGGCAAGACGATCAAGCCCGACATGCTGATCGGCGATGTCGATCCGGCCGATTATGACGCACTGATCCTGCCGGGCGGGGTCGGCAATCCGGACAAGCTGCGGATGAACGAGACGGCGGTCGGCATCGTCCGCGCCTTTCACGAAGCGGGCAAGCCGGTCGCCGCGATCTGCCACGGGCCGTGGATGCTCGTAGAGGCCGATGTCCTGCGCGGTCGCACTGCCACCGCCTGGCCCTCGATCCGCACCGACCTGCGCAATGCGGGTGCGACCGTGATCGACAAGGAGGTCGTCGTCGACGGCAACCTCATCACCAGCCGCAAGCCCGACGATGTTCCTGCGTTCAACAAGGCGGTGATCGCGGCGATCGAGGCGGCCTGACTTTAGGGGTCGCGCACCGACGTCGATCCGCCTAAAGCGCGCGCCCATGAACGATCCGCTTTCCATCCGTCGCCTCTACGGTCGGCGCACCGGCCACAAATTGCGTGCGGGGCAGGCTGCTCTGGTCGAGCGGCTGTTGCCCGAGATCAGCGTGCCCGAAGAAGGTCCGGTCGACGCCGCAACCCTGTTCGGCGCGGATCGTCCGCTCGCGATCGAGATCGGCTTCGGGCGCGGCGAGCATATGGCGGGGCAGGCGAAGATGCGGCCCGAAATGGGCTTCATCGGCTGCGAACCTTTCCTCGACGGCGTCGTCGGCGCGCTGATGAAGGTGGATGAGGATGCCATTCCGAACATCCGCATCCACATGGGCGACGCGATCGAGGTGCTGGAGCGACTTCCCGACGCGTCGCTCGATCGGGCCTGGCTGCTTCATCCCGATCCGTGGCCCAAGGCGCGGCATGCCAAGCGCCGCTTCATGAACGACGGCCCGATCGGCCTGATCGCGCGCAAGATGAAGCCGGGCGGCGAGTTTCGCTTCGGCACCGATCATCCGGTCTATGTGCGCTGGGCGATGATGGTGATGGGCCGCTCGCCCGATTTCGAATGGCTGGGCGAGAACCCGACCGACTTCCTCGTCCGCCCCGACGACTGGCCCGAGACGCGCTATGAAGCCAAGGCGCGGCAGAAGGGGCATGAGGTGTGGTATTTCCGCTACCGGAGGGTCTAGGCTCGATCGACTGGACGGAGGGTGTGATGCTGCTGGCGATGTTTGCGTCCGTTCTGGCTCCCATCCCCGCCGCATCGCCGCTGCCGTCATGGCTGGCGGGATATTGGATCGAATGTTCCGCCGGACGCGAGACGGCCGAAAGCTGGAGCGATGCGCGCGGCGGCGTGATGCTGGGCGCCAGCAAGACGGTGTCGGTGAAGCGCACGAGCTGGGAATATTCGCGCATCGCGCCGAGCGGCGATGGGATCAGCTTCTTCGCCGATCCCTCCGGGCAGGCGTCGACCGAATTCAAGGCGATCGAGCTGAGCGAGCGCCGCGTCGTCTTCGAAAATCGCGGCCATGATTTTCCGCAGCGCGTGATCTACCAGCGTGATGCGGACCGGCTCGACGCCCGGATCGAAGGCGAGATGGGCGGGCAGGCAAAGGCGATCGAATGGCATTATCGGCTCCGCCCGATCAATTCGACTTGCCCCTGAGCGCGGTTCGCGCACAATCGATAGCGTTCGATGATGTTGCTGTGACACCTTGTCACGGATGGTGTCGCCGCCTATTTCGGCGGCGTGTGGCGCGGCCACGCATCGTTCGTAAGAGACCTTAGGGTAGGGGATAGACATGGCCAATGTGGACGGGCGCTGGGACAGCGTGGTGAAATCGCCGATGGGCGAGCAGAAGGGCGTCCTGGTGCTGAAGAGCGACGGCAGCAGCCTGACCGGCAACAGCGAAGGCCCGATGGGCAATGTCGAACTGACCAACGGCAAGGTCGACGGCAATGCGCTGAGCTGGAAGATGGACATCAAGACCCCGATGGCGATGACGCTGGAAGTCAACGCGACCATCGACGGCGACACGATCGAAGGTTCGATGAAGCTCGGGCCGTTCGGCAACGCCCCGTTCAAGGCGACGCGCGCCTAAGCGGGCTTGGGTGTGGATGCGTAGGCGACGATTTTCCAGTCGTCGCCTGCGGGTTCCCATACCGACAGGAACAGGGTGTCGACGCGGCCCTTCGCGCTGCCGTCGCGCCATTCGAACTCCATGAACGACACGCCCTTCAGGAGCGCGTAGCCCGGCCGCATCTCGACCGAGAGATCGGACGCGCCGGTCGCATGGGTGATGACGGCGCGGGCGCGGATGCGATCGAGATAGGTCGCGCGATCCTCCACCAGCCCGTTGATATGGGCATAATGAAATACATCAGCCGTCATCGCGTCGAGCGTGTCGGCGTCGTCCGCCTCGACCGCGCGGCGGCGCGCATGTTCGGCGGCGATAAGGCGGGCCGCGTCATCCATTCGCGTCCCCCTTCGTCACGTCGTGATGCACGATCGTCTTGGCGACGAACTGGGGCGAGCTGCTGAACTCGGCGATCCGCCAGTGACCGTCGGCCTCGCGGCGGCATTCCAGACGACATTCGACCAGCAGATTGGGCGCGATCGGCCCCGCGATGGGGCGGGCGCCGGGCGCCGAGAAATTGAGGTTGAAGCACTTGATCGTCGCGCGGCCCTCGTCATGGACGAAGATGCGCGGATTGACGAAGGCATGGAGCAGCTGGCGCTCGCCATCCTGCAGGGTCGTCGCGATCCGATCGCGCTCGGCCGCGTAGAAGGCCTCGAGTTGCGCATGCCCCTGATAGCGATGCTCGCCGACCACGAACGCGCCGTCGGCGCAGTAATAATCGGCGATCGCGCGGCCGGTATTCGCGTCGATCTCATAGCCCAGGTCGTAGAGCATCTGCTGAAGCTCTGTGATCGCTAGCGCGGCGTCCGGTGTCAGTTTGCGCATGGCCGACCCTTACCAAATGGCGATAGATGACTTGCCATCATTTGATGTAGTTCCGGAAGGGCGAAAGGGGTAACTCTATCGCCTATAATAAGGTCAAATAAGGGAGGAACTGATGGGCTTCAGGCATGTCCTGTTGCTGGGCGCTGCAATGGTGCCTGGCATCGCATTCGCGCAGACCGCAACCCCGGCACCCGCCGCGCAGGCGGACGCCGTCGATGACAGCGGCATCGGCGAGATCGTCGTCACCGCGCAGCGCCGGTCCGAAAATCTTCAGAATGTGCCGATCTCGGTCGCCGCGCTGACGCAACAGCAGTTGACGAGTGCGGGGATCAGCGCGGTCCAGGATCTGACCGCCGCGACCCCCGGCTTCGTCTGGGCGCGCACCACCAGCACCAACCAGCCGACCGTGCGCGGCATCGGCACGCGCAACTTCGCGGCGGGCGATGAACCCAACGTCGCGACCTATTTCGACGGCGTCTATCAGCCCGACTCGTTCGGCGCGGTCTATGAACTCGCCAATGTCGAGCGGGTCGAATTGCTCAAGGGGCCGCAGGTCACGCTGTTCGGGCGCAACGCGACCGGCGGCGCGGTCAACATCGTCACCAAGAAACCCAGCTTCAAGACCGAGGGCGAAGGATCGATCAGCTACGGCCGCTTCGATTATCTCCACGGCACCGCCTATATCTCCGGCCCGATCGTCGAGGATAAACTGGCGGTGAGCCTGTCGGGCGTGGCCGAGGATAATGGCGGCTATATCCGCGACATCTTCCGCAACGTCGACATGGGCAAGCGCAAGATCGGCGCACTGCGCGGCAAGATGCTGTTCGAGCCGTCCGAGGGCGTCGAGTTCCAACTGGGCGGCTTCTACAGCTACACCAAGGACGATACGACCTTCGCCACCCATCCGCTCAACGGCAACAGCAACGTGCGCACGCTGGTCAACAACCCCGCGCGCAACCCGCTGAACCTGCCGCTTAGCACGGTGATCCCGACCGGCGATTTCCAGACCGCGCTCGACTTCAAGCCGTTCCTGCGCGTGAAGCAATATATGATCGACGGGCATATGTCGGTCGATCTGGGCTTCGCCACGCTCACCGGCGTCGCGGCCTATCAGAACACCGACAATGATTATGCGCAGGATTTCGATTATTCGCCGCTGAACGTCACGCGGATCACGATCAACTGGGTCGGCCATTCGACCTATCAGGATCTGCTGCTGACCAGCAATGGCGAGGGCCGGTTCAAGTGGATGGTCGGCGGCAACGCGCTGCAGGCCTATGCCGCGCAGGATCCGCAGAACACCAACGGCAATATGACGATCGACAGTCAGAAGACCCGATCGATCTCGGGCTTCGTCGAAGGCACGTATGAGGTCGTCGATCACCTCTTCCTGACGGGTGGCGCGCGCTACACGCGGGACAAGAAGATCGCGCTCTACATTCCGCCGGCAAGCGATCCGAACCAGAACCGCGCGGGCAGCAGCACCACGTTCAACAATCTGTCGCCGCGCGCGGTCGCCCGCTACGAATTCTCGCGCAACAGCAACGTCTATGCGTCCTATTCGCGCGGCTTCAAGAGCGGCACCTACAACCCGCTCACCCGCACTGGCGCACTTGTCCCGGCCGATCCGGAGAAGATCGAGGCGTTCGAGGCGGGTATCAAGACCAACCTCGGATCGAACGTCCGCTTCAACGCGGCCGCCTTCCACTACAATTACACCAACCTGCAGGTGACGCAGTTCGGCACGCTCAACGGCGTGACGGTCAGCTTCCTGCAAAATGCCGGCAAGGCGAAGATCGATGGCGCCGAAGCGAGCCTTGAGGTTAAGTTCTCGCCCCGTTTCCGCATGTCGGCGAGCGTCGCGAAGCTTCGCACCAAGATCACCGACTTCCCCGGCGCCGCAATTACCACGCCGAATCCGGCCGTGCCGCCGATGAGCGGCAACGTGACGGTTCCGGCCGATGTTTCGGGCAAGGATCTGCCGCGCGCACCGCATTGGACGGGCAATATCGCCGCCAATTACAATACCGAACTGGCGGGCGGTAAGCTCGACGTCGATGCCTCGGTCTATCTGACGAGCCGCTGGTATGTCGATGTGCTCAACCGCGTGGCGGCGCCGGGCTATGCGCTGGCCAACGGGTCGATCAGCTGGACGACCCCGGACGAGCATTGGCGCCTGTCGGTGTTCGGCAAGAACCTGTTCAACGAACGCTATTTCGCCACGCTGCTGACCTTCGGCGGCACCGACCAGTTTGCTTATGACAAGCCGCGCTGGTTCGGCGGGACGGTCGCGTACAAGTTCTGACCTCTCTCCCTCCCTGCGCATATGTGCAGGGAGGGATTTCGCGCTTCGTGCGTTACCTGAACACGCTGTTCCCGCGCGGTTCAGCTTGGACGATGTAAACCGTCGTTTCGGCCGATTCCGTCGAGGATCGACCCTGTAAGGAGCGTATGATGAGCAAGATCAAGGCAATGGTCGCCGCGCTTGCGATCGGTGGCGCGATGGTCGCGGCGGTTCCCGCCGAGGCGCAGCGTTACGATCGCGGCTATTATGGCGATCGGGGCTGGCGCGGCGGCGATCGCAGCTGGCGTGGTGGCGATCGATATTGGCGCGGGGACCGCGGCTGGCGCGGCAATCGCTACGGCTATGGCGGCTATCGCGGGCCGCGCGGCTATTATGGCTATGCCCCGCGTGGCTACGGCTATTACGGATATCCGCGGTATGGCTACGGATATGGCGTCGGCTACGGCTATCCGCGCTACCGTTATGGCTATGGCAATGACGGCGCGTTGATCGCCGGGATTGCGGGCCTTGCCATCGGCGCCGCAATCGCCAGCGACGGCTTCTAAAAGCAGGGCGTCACAGCCCCGACGTTTTGACGTCGGGGTGCGTCCATAAGGGCAGGTTATTTGCTCTGGTAGCTCGGCCGCACGCGCTGCGCCGGGGTGTGGAGTCCGGCCAGATAGGCCGCGCGCGACTGGGCGGCGCCTTCCATCATTTCGGGATGCGGCGAGATCCAGAAGCGGCCCTCGACGATCTGATCGACGATCTTGCGCCCGGCATCGTCGCCCGACATGCCCTGCGCCAGCACGGCCTCCATCTGATCGTGCGCCTGCGCGATATGCGCTTTCTCGGTCAGCGCGACGGCATCGGTGAAGATGCGCGTGGCGACCGGGCCGGGCAGCACCGCCGACACCTTGATATGCGGCGCGGCCTCGGCCAGCTCCAGATAAAGGCATTCGGTGAACGACAGCAGGGCATGCTTGCTGACGATATAGGGCGCCTGCCCGCCCGACATGCCGAGGCCGCCGATCGAGGTGATGTTGGCGATATAGGATGGCGTGCCCGCCGCGATCATCGCAGGCGCGAAGGCGCGCACGCCGTGAACCGGGCCGAGGACGTTGATGTCGATGATCCGCTGCCACTGTTCGGCGGGCAGTTCCCAGATGTCGCCCATCATCTCGACACCCGCATTGTTGACGAGCAGCCGGGGCGCGCCGAAACGCTCGATCGCCTGTGCGGCCATCCGCTCGACCGAGGCGGCGTCCGCCGTGTTGGTGACGATCGCGAGCACGTCGATGCCGCGATCTCGGAATTCTTTCTCAACCGCGGCAAGCCGGTCCGCCGCGATATCGGCGATCACCAGCGACATGCCGGCATCGGCCGCCGCGCGGGCGATCCCCAGCCCGATGCCGCCCGCAGCACCCGTGACGACGGCGGTGCCGCCTGCCAGACCTTCGGCCAATCCATCCTCCTGTATCGAGCCCGCTCTCCGGGCGGACGCCATGTCTGACCGGGGGGAGGCGAAGGTGCAACGGGGGCGGCTGTCGCCCGACCGACTCGCTTGCGCTTTTCCGCCAGCGTGGGATCAGGCTGGCAGGATCAAGAAGGCGTGAGGCGCAGCAGACGGCCCGACGATCCGCGCCCGCCATCTTCGAGCAGCCAGATCGCGCCGTCCGGTCCCTGTTCGACTTCGCGGATGCGCGCGCCCATATCCCACTGGTCGGCCTTGGCGGCGCTGTCGCCCTTCAACGCGACGCGGACCAGCGACTGGCTGGAAAGCCCGCCGATGAACGCGCTGCCCTTCCACGCCGGGAACATCGCGCCCGAATAGATCATCAGCCCGCCGGGCGAGATGACCGGGTTCCACCAGACCTTGGGCGCTTCGAATTCGGGGCGGGTGGGGTGATCGGGAATGTCGCGCCCGTCATAATGGCTGCCGTTGGACACGATCGGCCAACCATAGTTGCGGCCCTTGAGGATCAGGTTGACCTCATCGCCGCCTTGCGGCCCCATCTCCTGTTCCCACAGCCGCCCGTCGGCGTCGAACGCGATGCCCAGCGGGTTGCGATGGCCGAACGACCAGATCTGCGCGGCGACGCCGCCCTGCTTTGCGAAGGGATTGTCGGCCGGCACCGCGCCGGCATCGGTCAGGCGGATCACCTTGCCCAGATTCTGCGCCATGTCCTGCGCGGGTGTGAACTTCTGTCGCTCGCCCGAGCTGATGAACAGATGCCCGTCGGGGGCGAAGGCCATGCGGCCTGCATAATGGCCGCGCCCGCTCACCTTCGGGCTCTGTCGCCAGATCACCTTGAGGCCCTGCAGGCTCCCGCCCGCCTTGCCGAGCATCAGCCTTGCGCGCGCGACCGCGGTGCCCGCCGTGTCGCCCGATCCGGCCTCGGCATAGCTCAGATAGATGATGCCGTTCTTCGCAAAGCCGGGATGGAGGATGACGTCACCCAATCCACCCTGGCCGCCATAGGCGACCTTCGGCACGCCCGCGATCTTGCCCGCCAGTTTGCCATTGCCGTCGAGGACCAGCAGCTCGCCCGCTTTCTCCGTCACCAGCATCCGCCCGTCGGGCAGGAAGGTCATCGCCCAGGGTTCGGCCAGATCGGCCTTCACCTCGACCTTGAACGGGAGGGGCGCGGCCTGCGCGACGGCGGGCGCGAGGAGCATTGCGAGGGTGAGGGCGAATGGGCGGGCGGACATGATTCGTCTCCGGAGCAAGCAGGATTCGGGCTTTTCACGCGAACGTAGCGGGCCTGACGCGGTTCCGTCACGCCCACAGACTACCCGGCCTGCCGTTGGTCGACGGCATCATGTCGTTCGTCGGCCGATCGGCGGGTTGGTGGAGGCGAACGGCCTGCTCGTCGAAGCACGCATGAACGGACCAGGGGGCAGGCATAGAAGAGCCTCAACGGCAACGGTCGAACGGATCGAGGCCGCTCACAGGAAGAAAGATCGGGCGAAGGCTTCCGGCTGGCTCGATCCCCAAAAGGAGATTGGTCATGTTCAAGTTCGTTGCCCTCGTCGCCACCGTCGTCGCCACAACCGCCACCATCGCTTTCCCGGCGAATGCGGGCGAAGTCGCCGCCCCCCAGGCTTATGTTCGCTACGGCGACCTGCAGCTCGCCAGCGCCGACGGCGCGACCGAACTGAAGGCTCGCGTCAGCCGCGCCGCCGAGCATGTCTGCACCGTCCGCGGTGACAAGTCGCTCAAGGCGATGACCGAAGCCAAGAAGTGCGCGAAGATCGCCGAAGCCCGCGCGATGCCGCAGGTCGAACTGGCGCTCG
Protein-coding sequences here:
- a CDS encoding SDR family NAD(P)-dependent oxidoreductase, translated to MAEGLAGGTAVVTGAAGGIGLGIARAAADAGMSLVIADIAADRLAAVEKEFRDRGIDVLAIVTNTADAASVERMAAQAIERFGAPRLLVNNAGVEMMGDIWELPAEQWQRIIDINVLGPVHGVRAFAPAMIAAGTPSYIANITSIGGLGMSGGQAPYIVSKHALLSFTECLYLELAEAAPHIKVSAVLPGPVATRIFTDAVALTEKAHIAQAHDQMEAVLAQGMSGDDAGRKIVDQIVEGRFWISPHPEMMEGAAQSRAAYLAGLHTPAQRVRPSYQSK
- the metK gene encoding methionine adenosyltransferase, translating into MRSSYLFTSESVSEGHPDKVADQISDAIVDLFLSKDPEARIACETLTTTQLVVLAGEIRCKGVYENGAWAPGAQEEIEKTVRATVKRIGYEQEGFHWESFRFENNLHGQSAHIAQGVDASGNKDEGAGDQGIMFGYAADDTPDLMPATLYYSHKILEVMAADRHSGAAAFLEPDAKSQVTLRYEGSKPVACTAIVVSTQHGKGYDEGAKEAELHAYVKSVVAKVIPAALLSADTVYHINPTGSFEIGGPDGDAGLTGRKIIVDTYGGASPHGGGAFSGKDPTKVDRSAAYITRYLAKNIVAAGLAQRCTIQLAYAIGVAKPLSLYVDTHGTGTVGDDKIEEAIGKIAKLGGMTPRGIRTHLGLNKPIYQKTAAYGHFGRKPEGDFFPWEKTDLVDDLKAALA
- a CDS encoding type 1 glutamine amidotransferase domain-containing protein; this translates as MTAIAKAKVLIVATDRFEESELFGPREALLEAGATVVLASDTTEPILATVHDEPGKTIKPDMLIGDVDPADYDALILPGGVGNPDKLRMNETAVGIVRAFHEAGKPVAAICHGPWMLVEADVLRGRTATAWPSIRTDLRNAGATVIDKEVVVDGNLITSRKPDDVPAFNKAVIAAIEAA
- a CDS encoding UrcA family protein; this encodes MFKFVALVATVVATTATIAFPANAGEVAAPQAYVRYGDLQLASADGATELKARVSRAAEHVCTVRGDKSLKAMTEAKKCAKIAEARAMPQVELALANSGTQVAENSRVTVAAH
- a CDS encoding nuclear transport factor 2 family protein, whose protein sequence is MDDAARLIAAEHARRRAVEADDADTLDAMTADVFHYAHINGLVEDRATYLDRIRARAVITHATGASDLSVEMRPGYALLKGVSFMEFEWRDGSAKGRVDTLFLSVWEPAGDDWKIVAYASTPKPA
- the trmB gene encoding tRNA (guanosine(46)-N7)-methyltransferase TrmB codes for the protein MNDPLSIRRLYGRRTGHKLRAGQAALVERLLPEISVPEEGPVDAATLFGADRPLAIEIGFGRGEHMAGQAKMRPEMGFIGCEPFLDGVVGALMKVDEDAIPNIRIHMGDAIEVLERLPDASLDRAWLLHPDPWPKARHAKRRFMNDGPIGLIARKMKPGGEFRFGTDHPVYVRWAMMVMGRSPDFEWLGENPTDFLVRPDDWPETRYEAKARQKGHEVWYFRYRRV
- a CDS encoding PQQ-dependent sugar dehydrogenase, with the protein product MSARPFALTLAMLLAPAVAQAAPLPFKVEVKADLAEPWAMTFLPDGRMLVTEKAGELLVLDGNGKLAGKIAGVPKVAYGGQGGLGDVILHPGFAKNGIIYLSYAEAGSGDTAGTAVARARLMLGKAGGSLQGLKVIWRQSPKVSGRGHYAGRMAFAPDGHLFISSGERQKFTPAQDMAQNLGKVIRLTDAGAVPADNPFAKQGGVAAQIWSFGHRNPLGIAFDADGRLWEQEMGPQGGDEVNLILKGRNYGWPIVSNGSHYDGRDIPDHPTRPEFEAPKVWWNPVISPGGLMIYSGAMFPAWKGSAFIGGLSSQSLVRVALKGDSAAKADQWDMGARIREVEQGPDGAIWLLEDGGRGSSGRLLRLTPS
- a CDS encoding TonB-dependent receptor, whose product is MGFRHVLLLGAAMVPGIAFAQTATPAPAAQADAVDDSGIGEIVVTAQRRSENLQNVPISVAALTQQQLTSAGISAVQDLTAATPGFVWARTTSTNQPTVRGIGTRNFAAGDEPNVATYFDGVYQPDSFGAVYELANVERVELLKGPQVTLFGRNATGGAVNIVTKKPSFKTEGEGSISYGRFDYLHGTAYISGPIVEDKLAVSLSGVAEDNGGYIRDIFRNVDMGKRKIGALRGKMLFEPSEGVEFQLGGFYSYTKDDTTFATHPLNGNSNVRTLVNNPARNPLNLPLSTVIPTGDFQTALDFKPFLRVKQYMIDGHMSVDLGFATLTGVAAYQNTDNDYAQDFDYSPLNVTRITINWVGHSTYQDLLLTSNGEGRFKWMVGGNALQAYAAQDPQNTNGNMTIDSQKTRSISGFVEGTYEVVDHLFLTGGARYTRDKKIALYIPPASDPNQNRAGSSTTFNNLSPRAVARYEFSRNSNVYASYSRGFKSGTYNPLTRTGALVPADPEKIEAFEAGIKTNLGSNVRFNAAAFHYNYTNLQVTQFGTLNGVTVSFLQNAGKAKIDGAEASLEVKFSPRFRMSASVAKLRTKITDFPGAAITTPNPAVPPMSGNVTVPADVSGKDLPRAPHWTGNIAANYNTELAGGKLDVDASVYLTSRWYVDVLNRVAAPGYALANGSISWTTPDEHWRLSVFGKNLFNERYFATLLTFGGTDQFAYDKPRWFGGTVAYKF
- a CDS encoding nuclear transport factor 2 family protein translates to MRKLTPDAALAITELQQMLYDLGYEIDANTGRAIADYYCADGAFVVGEHRYQGHAQLEAFYAAERDRIATTLQDGERQLLHAFVNPRIFVHDEGRATIKCFNLNFSAPGARPIAGPIAPNLLVECRLECRREADGHWRIAEFSSSPQFVAKTIVHHDVTKGDANG
- a CDS encoding DUF6265 family protein, with protein sequence MLLAMFASVLAPIPAASPLPSWLAGYWIECSAGRETAESWSDARGGVMLGASKTVSVKRTSWEYSRIAPSGDGISFFADPSGQASTEFKAIELSERRVVFENRGHDFPQRVIYQRDADRLDARIEGEMGGQAKAIEWHYRLRPINSTCP